In Bradyrhizobium sp. 1(2017), one DNA window encodes the following:
- a CDS encoding response regulator yields MSEQGETGEPITILLVEDDAPTCWRLQDALIKAGYEVRSAGALGEARVALGEATPRVLLTDLRLPDGHGVELIRETRQRFPDTEIMVISALGDEESVISAITVGATGYLLKDAFPTDIATTVRDLVAGHSPISASIARFIVRRTQGAAQNSAEPAPGPALNTARLTPREIDILWGIAKGFSYAEIASHLGLSRQTVPGHIKNIYRKLEVHTRGEAVFEAVQQGLIKL; encoded by the coding sequence ATGAGCGAACAGGGCGAGACGGGTGAGCCCATCACCATCCTCCTCGTCGAGGACGACGCGCCGACCTGCTGGCGGCTCCAGGACGCGCTGATCAAGGCCGGCTACGAGGTGCGCAGCGCCGGCGCGCTCGGAGAAGCCCGCGTCGCGCTCGGCGAGGCGACCCCTCGCGTGCTGCTTACCGATCTCAGGCTGCCCGACGGCCACGGCGTCGAGCTGATCCGCGAGACCCGCCAGCGCTTTCCTGATACCGAGATCATGGTGATTTCCGCGCTCGGCGACGAGGAAAGCGTGATCTCGGCGATCACGGTCGGCGCCACCGGCTATCTGCTCAAGGATGCCTTCCCGACCGACATCGCCACCACCGTGCGCGACCTGGTCGCCGGCCATTCGCCGATCTCGGCCTCGATCGCCCGCTTCATCGTGCGCAGAACACAAGGTGCCGCGCAGAATTCGGCGGAGCCAGCGCCCGGCCCCGCGCTCAACACGGCCAGGCTGACCCCGCGGGAGATCGACATCCTCTGGGGCATCGCGAAAGGCTTCAGCTATGCCGAGATCGCGAGCCATCTCGGCCTGTCCAGGCAGACCGTGCCCGGCCACATCAAGAACATCTACCGCAAGCTCGAGGTGCACACGCGCGGCGAAGCGGTGTTCGAAGCCGTGCAGCAGGGCCTGATCAAGCTGTGA
- a CDS encoding sensor histidine kinase: MSEIAAKAPTRTRRRLIVSRLVPYLLLQALIVISTILGLRLLQPSDPEDFAVSAFSAREDGATRAVTLPHFTASRHSLADPPLYTGAFTFRRDDAGSGWSVYLPRFSNAVEVAVNGVVVLDSRRDGNANRPDRNTPQIAAIPSSLLRDGGNELTVRLFVWGPLKGFLDTVYVGPDQSLRPAYETRTLLFITLQVVFSAWQSILAVILAIMWLMRRHEPVYGVLAVAMVLGVIQAFLPPPVPPATTSRIAAVLLASAPIESALIVVFGVLFFGWRWPRYGTLLFAPGLIIFAVGLIAGPPMPRILFLLLGIPTVGLCLFLMACVTAAAVVRRQDAASFTIGCAVSIVLTCWVHDMLSVFDIMPNERIFVSRLSYSAMLVAIGAGLTWRFARALNQVDSFAGQLVARVREAEERLKASFAREEERARAAALANERTRLMRDLHDGLGGQLVSIVALSERGHEGATITDAARAALKDLRLVIDSMDDIGGDLMLALGSWRERAAAQLRPHDIALDWRVATPQGLPLHPELRPWHVIQIVRILDEAVTNAVKHAEARHIAVSIETRDDGHGPYGEIIVADDGKGFALAGSCASGSTGQGARGLRNMRSRAARCGAVLDLGSDASGTRVRLQLPQRFPDSDAAAAG, from the coding sequence GTGAGCGAGATCGCGGCGAAGGCCCCCACGCGCACAAGGCGCCGTCTGATCGTGTCGCGCCTCGTGCCCTATCTGCTGCTGCAAGCTCTCATCGTGATCAGCACGATCCTTGGGCTGCGGCTGCTTCAGCCGAGCGACCCCGAAGATTTCGCAGTGAGCGCGTTTTCGGCGCGCGAGGACGGCGCGACGCGCGCGGTGACGCTGCCGCATTTCACCGCATCGCGCCATTCGCTGGCCGATCCTCCGCTCTATACCGGCGCCTTCACGTTCCGCAGGGACGATGCTGGATCGGGATGGTCGGTGTATCTGCCGCGGTTCAGCAACGCCGTGGAGGTCGCCGTCAACGGCGTCGTGGTGCTGGATTCCCGGCGTGACGGCAATGCCAACCGGCCCGACCGCAACACGCCGCAGATCGCGGCGATTCCGTCCTCGCTGCTGCGCGATGGCGGCAACGAGCTCACGGTGCGGCTGTTCGTGTGGGGGCCGCTCAAGGGCTTTCTCGACACCGTCTATGTCGGCCCCGACCAAAGCCTGCGGCCGGCCTATGAGACGCGCACGCTGCTGTTTATCACGCTGCAGGTGGTGTTCTCCGCCTGGCAGTCGATCCTCGCCGTCATCCTCGCGATCATGTGGCTAATGCGGCGGCACGAGCCGGTTTACGGCGTGCTGGCCGTGGCAATGGTGCTCGGCGTCATCCAGGCATTCCTGCCGCCGCCGGTACCGCCGGCGACGACCTCGCGGATCGCCGCCGTGCTGCTCGCCTCCGCGCCGATCGAGAGCGCGCTGATCGTCGTATTCGGCGTGCTGTTCTTCGGCTGGCGCTGGCCGCGCTATGGCACACTCCTGTTTGCGCCGGGGCTGATCATATTCGCCGTGGGGCTGATCGCAGGCCCGCCGATGCCGCGCATCCTGTTTCTGCTGCTCGGCATTCCCACCGTCGGGCTCTGCCTGTTTCTGATGGCATGCGTCACGGCGGCGGCGGTGGTACGGCGCCAGGACGCGGCGAGCTTCACGATCGGCTGCGCGGTGAGCATCGTGCTGACCTGCTGGGTCCACGACATGCTGTCGGTGTTCGACATCATGCCCAACGAGCGCATCTTCGTCTCGCGCCTGTCCTATTCGGCCATGCTGGTCGCGATCGGCGCCGGGCTGACCTGGCGCTTTGCGCGCGCGCTGAACCAGGTCGACAGCTTTGCGGGCCAGCTCGTTGCACGCGTGCGCGAAGCCGAGGAGCGGCTGAAGGCGAGCTTTGCCCGCGAGGAGGAACGCGCCCGCGCCGCGGCGCTCGCCAACGAGCGCACGCGCCTGATGCGGGACCTGCATGACGGTCTCGGCGGCCAGCTCGTCAGCATCGTCGCGCTGTCCGAACGCGGCCATGAGGGCGCGACCATCACGGATGCCGCCCGGGCCGCGCTGAAGGACCTGCGGCTCGTCATCGACTCCATGGACGACATCGGCGGCGACCTCATGCTCGCACTCGGCTCCTGGCGCGAGCGCGCGGCGGCGCAATTGCGGCCGCACGACATCGCGCTCGACTGGCGCGTGGCAACGCCGCAGGGCCTGCCGCTGCATCCCGAGCTGCGGCCATGGCACGTCATCCAGATCGTGCGTATCCTCGACGAAGCCGTGACCAACGCGGTCAAGCACGCAGAGGCGCGCCACATCGCGGTCAGCATCGAGACGCGCGACGACGGTCACGGGCCGTATGGGGAGATCATCGTGGCGGATGACGGCAAGGGCTTTGCGCTTGCCGGCAGTTGCGCCAGCGGGAGCACCGGCCAGGGCGCGCGGGGCTTGCGCAACATGAGGAGCCGCGCCGCACGCTGCGGAGCGGTGCTCGATCTGGGCTCGGATGCCTCAGGCACGCGCGTGCGGCTGCAATTGCCGCAGCGTTTTCCCGACAGCGACGCCGCCGCCGCGGGCTGA